The following are encoded in a window of uncultured Pseudomonas sp. genomic DNA:
- a CDS encoding FKBP-type peptidyl-prolyl cis-trans isomerase: MKQHRLAAAVALVGLVLAGCDSQTSEIALETPAQKASYGIGLNMGKSLAQEGMDDLDSNAVAQGIEDAIGKKEQRLKDEELIEAFAFLQKRAEERMAMLNEESAKAGKKFLEDNAKRDGVTTTASGLQYEVVKKADGAQPKATDVVTVHYEGKLTDGSVFDSSVERGSPIDLPVNGVIPGWVEGLQLMHVGEKYKLYIPSELAYGEQSPTPAIPANSVLVFDLELISIKDAATEE, translated from the coding sequence ATGAAACAGCATCGTTTAGCAGCGGCGGTCGCCCTGGTAGGTTTGGTTCTCGCAGGTTGCGATTCGCAAACCAGCGAAATCGCCCTGGAAACTCCAGCGCAGAAGGCATCCTATGGCATCGGTCTGAACATGGGCAAAAGCCTGGCTCAGGAAGGCATGGATGATCTGGACTCCAATGCTGTTGCTCAAGGCATCGAAGACGCCATTGGCAAGAAAGAACAGCGTCTGAAAGATGAAGAGCTGATCGAGGCCTTTGCCTTCCTGCAGAAGCGTGCGGAAGAGCGCATGGCGATGCTGAATGAAGAGTCGGCCAAGGCTGGTAAGAAGTTCCTTGAAGACAATGCCAAGCGTGATGGCGTGACCACCACCGCTTCCGGTCTGCAGTATGAAGTGGTGAAGAAGGCCGATGGCGCGCAGCCAAAGGCGACAGACGTGGTGACTGTTCACTACGAAGGCAAGCTGACCGATGGCAGCGTGTTCGACAGCTCGGTTGAGCGCGGCAGCCCGATTGACCTGCCGGTTAACGGCGTGATACCAGGTTGGGTTGAAGGCTTGCAGTTGATGCACGTTGGCGAGAAGTACAAATTGTACATCCCAAGTGAGCTGGCTTACGGCGAGCAAAGCCCGACCCCGGCCATTCCAGCCAACTCGGTGCTGGTGTTTGATCTTGAGCTGATCTCGATCAAAGACGCCGCCACTGAAGAGTAA
- a CDS encoding YkvA family protein — MKAPKNFARYQFLAKRFLKAGRLPALLLSVARKREKLGYRFADLAEQLQLLQALCLAWWRGEYRAIDSRALLAVVAALLYFVTPLDAIPDWLFGIGLVDDLAVLAWVLRTWQAELAAFQQWRAAQAPDVLQVVERLPEADETLAVIEGALD, encoded by the coding sequence ATGAAAGCACCGAAAAATTTCGCCCGTTACCAGTTTTTGGCCAAGCGTTTCCTAAAAGCCGGACGGTTACCGGCTTTGCTGTTATCGGTCGCTCGCAAGCGTGAAAAATTGGGGTATCGCTTTGCCGACTTGGCAGAGCAACTGCAGTTGCTGCAGGCGCTTTGCCTTGCATGGTGGCGCGGTGAGTATCGGGCAATTGACTCGCGGGCATTGTTGGCGGTGGTGGCGGCCTTGCTGTACTTCGTCACGCCGCTGGATGCCATACCTGATTGGCTGTTTGGTATTGGCTTGGTTGACGATCTGGCCGTTCTCGCGTGGGTGCTGCGTACCTGGCAGGCGGAACTTGCGGCGTTTCAGCAGTGGCGAGCGGCTCAGGCTCCAGATGTGCTGCAGGTAGTCGAACGCTTGCCAGAGGCGGACGAGAC